The Enhydrobacter sp. sequence GAGGGCGGATTTGCGCTCTAGCCGAACCGGCCGGGATCGCAGGCCGTGAGCGCTTCCGGCAGTTCCTCCCCCTCCATTTGGCGGGCGATCAGCCGGCCGGTCGCGGTGGCGAGCGTGAGGCCGACATGCTGATGGCCGTAGCCGCAGTAGACGTTGGCGAGACGCGGCGCGCGGCCGATGGCGGGCCGGAAATCGGGCAGGCTGGGGCGCTCGCCGATCCAGCGGCTGCGCTCCTCGCCGCCGACGCCGGGGAAGATGTCCTTGAGGTGCTTCACCAGGAGATCGGCGCGATGCCAGGAGGGCGGCTGGTGCGGCGCGGCGAGCTCGACCGTGCCCGCCACGCGCAGGCCTTCCTCCATCGGTGTGATGAAGAAGCCGCGCTCGGCCGGACTCACGGGAAGATCGAAGCGTACATTGTCCGGCGCCAGCATCACATGATAGCCGCGCTCTGCGATCAGCGGCGCGTTGAAGCCGAGAAGCCGCGTCAGCTCGCCGGAAGCGCGGCCGGCGGCGATCACGACCGCCGTCGCGGCAAGCTCAGAATCGGTGAGCTGCACGGCGGTGACGCGATTGCCGTCGCGCCGGAAGCCGCGCACCTTGCCGCGCACGATGGTGCCGCCTTCCGCCGCGAAGCGCTCGGCCAACGCGACGACCAGGCGATAGGGGTTGATGGTGTGCATGCCGTGTGGGTAGTAGACGCCGCGCACAATTCGCGGGCTGAGGCCCGGCGCCAGTTCGCGCGCGCGATTGCCGTCGACGATCTCGAAATTGGTCCCCTTGGTCGCTTGCAGGGCGCGCTCCTCGGCGCCGTTCTCGAACGCGATCTGGCTCTCGTAGACGTAAAGCGCGCCCTTGCCGACGAAGAGGTCGCCAAGACCGGAGGCCTGAATCTCGGCTTTCCAGGCAATGTTCGCCTCGGCCATCAGGGGGCCGAACGAATCGATGCCCTTCTTGACTTCGGCGGCGCTGTAGGCGGCGCGCGCGAAGCGCGCCATCCAGGGCACGAGTTGCGGCAGGCTGGGCGGATGCACGGTGAGCGGACCGTCGCGATCCATCAGCATCCGCGGTACGCGCTTGAGCGTCGAAGGGCGCGCCAGCGGCAGGACATGATCGATGGCGATGAAGCCCGCATTGCCGTACGACGTTGCGCGGCCCGGCTCGGCGCTGTCGATCAGGGTGACGCTGTGGCCGGCGCGCTGCAGCGTGCGGGCGGTCGCGGTGCCGACGATTCCGGCGCCAACGACGATGACGGGGGCTGAAGTCTCCATCGAGGCACGTTAGCACGGGCCCTGCGCCTGCCCAGCAATGCGATTGAATTGTGCCCGTGAATGATTATTTAGCGTCCCATGTCCCCACAATCCGACACGAATTCCCCCGGCTGGCATGCCACGACCATCCTCTCGGTGCGCAAGGCGGGGCAGGTGGTGATGGCCGGCGACGGCCAGGTCTCGATGGGCCAGACGATCGTCAAGGGCAACGCCAAGAAGGTCCGTCGCATCGGCAACGGCCAGATCGTCGCCGGCTTCGCCGGCGCCACCGCCGACGCCTTCACGCTGTTCGAGCGCCTCGAAGGCAAGCTGGAGCGTCATCCCGGCCAGCTCCTGCGCGCCTGCATCGAGCTCGCCAAGGACTGGCGCACCGACCGCTATCTGCGCCGCCTCGAGGCGATGATGGCGGTGGCCGACAAGGACGTGTCGCTTCTGCTGTCCGGCACCGGCGACGTGCTGGAGCCGGAAGGCGGCGTCATCGCCATTGGCTCGGGCGGCAACTATGCGCTGGCCGCAGCGCGCGCCCTGATCGATGTCGACGGCCTCGACGCCGAGACCATCGCGCGCAAGGCGATGGACATCGCCGCCGACATCTGCGTCTACACCAACCACAATCTCGTCATCGAGAAGCTTTGAGAAATCCATGGGCAACGATTTTTCCCCTCGCGAGATCGTCTCCGAGCTCGACAAGCACATCGTCGGCCAGCAGGACGCCAAGCGCGCCGTCGCCATCGCCTTGCGCAACCGCTGGCGCCGCCTGCAGCTTCCCGAAGCGCTGCGCGAGGAGGTGCTGCCGAAGAACATCCTGATGATCGGCCCCACGGGCTGCGGCAAGACCGAGATCGCCCGCCGTTTGGCGAGGCTCGCCAACGCGCCGTTCCTCAAGGTCGAGGCGACCAAGTTCACCGAGGTCGGCTATGTCGGCCGCGACGTCGAGCAGATCGCGCGCGATTTGATGGAGGCCGCCCTCGACATGACGCGCGAGCGCATGCGCAAGGAGGTGCGGGCCAAGGCCGAGCTTGCCGCCGAGGATCGCGTGCTCGACGCGCTCTGCGGCGCCAATGCCAGCGAGGAGACGCGACAGCGCTTCCGCCACAAGCTGCGCGCCGGCGAGCTCGACGAGCGCGAGGTCGAGATCGAGATCGCCGATCAGGGCGGCCCGCTGCAGTTCGAGGTGCCGGGCCAGCCGGGCGCCTCGGTCGGCATGATCAACATCAGCGACATGCTGGGCAAGGCGTTCGGCGGGCGCACGAAAAAGCGCAAGATGACGGTGGCCGAGTCGTACGAGACGCTGATGCGCGAGGAGAGCGACAAGCTCCTCGATCAGGAGCGCGTGGTGCGCGAGGCGCGCGAGGCGGTCGAGCAGAACGGCATCGTGTTCATCGACGAGATCGACAAGATCACCGGCCGCAGCGAGTTCCGCGGCGGCGGCGACGTGAGCCGCGAGGGCGTGCAGCGCGATCTTCTGCCGCTGATCGAGGGCACGACGGTGAACACCAAGCACGGGCCGGTGAAGACCGACCATGTGCTGTTCATCTGCTCGGGCGCATTCCATCTCGCCAAGCCGTCGGACATGCTGCCCGAATTGCAGGGCCGGCTCCCCATCCGCGTCAGCCTGGCTTCGCTCAGCCAGGAGGACTTCCGCCGCATCCTCACCGAGCCCGAGGCGAGCCTCGTGAAGCAGTACAAGGCGCTGATGGCGACCGAAAAGGTCGATCTCGACTTCAAGCCCGACGCGATCGACGAGCTCGCGCGGCTTTCGGCCGAGATCAACGAATCGGTCGAAAATATCGGCGCACGACGCCTGCACACGGTGATGGAGAAGCTTCTGGAGGAGATCAGCTTCACCGCCTCCGACAAGGCCGGGCAGAAGATCGAGATCGACGCGCCCTACGTCCGCGAACGGGTGAGCTCGCTCGCCCGGAACGCCGACCTCAGCAAGTACGTGCTGTAGGCGGGCGGCCGTTCACCGCAGTCGGTGTCAAAAACAATAGGTTTGCACGAGGTCGACGAGATAGGCCGCGCCGTTCCTGCCCCACAGCACGAACGACACGGCCGTCGCGGCCACCACCAGCGCAGCGACGCTCCACAGGATCAGGGAGCGCCAGCCGTCCATCATAACCGGCCCGTCATGCGGGCTGCGCCGCCAGCGCCGCCGGCCGCGCCACCGGCTTCTCGACGATCGGCCAGTGCAGCAGGGCCGATGCCACGCCGAGCGCGATCGAGATCCACCACATGGCGTTGTAGTTGCCGGTGAGGTCGAACAGCACGCCGCCGCCCCAGCCGCCGACGAAGCTGCCGATCTGATGGCCGAAGAACACGAAGCCGTTCAGCATGGTGAGATGCACCGGCCCGAACATGTAGCCCACCAGCGACGTGGTGAGCGGCACGGTGCCGAGCCAGAGGAAGCCCAGCGCGCCGGCGAAGGCCAGCACCGAGACCGCCGAGAGCGGCGCCAGCACGAAGGCGAGGAAGACGATCGAGCGCAGGAGGTAGAGGGTCGCCAGCAGGTTCTTGCGCTGGAAGCGAGCGCCGAGCGCGCTCCACAGGATCGATCCCACGATGTTGAACAGGCCCACCATGCCGATGCTCCAGCCGCCGAGCTCGGCCGGCGAGAGCCTCAGCCCGAACAGGGAGAGCCCGACCCCCTTGTCCGAGATGTAGGCCGGCAAGTGGCCGCCGACGAAGGCGACGTGGAAGCCGCACACGAAATAGCCGACCACCAGCAGCAGATAGCTTTTCTGGCCGAACGCCTCGACGAGCGCCTCGCGCGAGCTCTGCGCGCCGGCGGTCGACTTCTTGGCCGCCGCGATCTGCCGGCTGTCGTTGAGCCCGATCGACAGCAGCACCATCAGCACGGCGAGCGCCGTGAGGGCCCACATGGTGGGCCGCCAGTCGCCGAAATGGTGCTGCAGCACCGAGGCGAGCGGCACGATGAAGAACTGGCCGAACGAGCCGCCGGCGGAGCAGATGCCGACCGCCAGTGCCTGCTTGGCGGGCGGCGCCACGCGCAGGATCACGCCGAGCACCGGCCCGAAGGTCGCTGCCGACAGGCCGATGCCGACGAGCGCATTGCCGAGCACCAGCAGGACGCCGTCGTGCATGGCCGAGGTCACGACCATGCCCAGAACATAGACCGCAGCTCCGCCCGCAATGGTCGGCGCCGAGCCGAAGCGGTCGGCGAGACGGCCCGAGAACGGCGCAAACGCCCCCATCAGCAGCATCGACAGCGCGGTGGCGAAAGAAAACAATTCGCGGCCGACATGCAGTTCGGCCGAGACCGGCTTTAGAAAGATGCCGAAGCTCTGGCGCACCCCGAGACCGATGGTGAGGACCAGGAAACCGCACCATACGGCGGTCCAGTAGGAACGATTGCTCATGGCCATCAACTTGCGGCGGGACGACGCAGTTTTTCAAGATGTGGCGTCGTCCGCTGCGATAGAATACTTCATGGCGGCAAAAGCGGCGATGTGGCTCGAAGCAAGGGCATGATCTCACGGATGATCGGGGCGGGACTGGCCGCCCTTGCGGTGCTGAGCGCCGCCGCGGCAGCCGGCGCGGCCGGCTCTGTGCCGCGGCTCGAACGCGAACGTTGCGGCTTCAAGGCGCCGCGCGGCGAGAGGCTCGCCTGCTACACGTTGATCGTCCCCGAGAACCGCGACCGGCCCGAAGGCCGGCAGGTCCGGCTCAAGGTGGCGGTCCTGAAGGCCCGCCGGGCGCTCGCCCGGGATCCCGTGATCTATCTGGCCGGCGGCCCGGGTGATGCACCGCTGGTGGCCACCAATGCCGGCGGCGATCCGCTGGCGGAGGGCGACTGGTGGAGCGACACGGCGGCGATCCGGCGCAAGCGCGACGTCGTCATCCTGAGCGAGCGCGGCGCCGGCGGCTCGACGCCCAATCTCGATTGCGTCGCGCCGCGTGGCTCGGAGACCGCGCGGGCGCGGCGTCGGGCGATCACCGAGCCGCAGGAGCGGGACATCCTCGTGAAGTGCCGCGCCGAGCTCGACCGGCGCCGGATCGACCTCGCGATGTACGCCACGCCGACGCTCGCCGACGATGTCGCCGACCTCGTCAAGGCGATGAAGTTCGACAAGGTCAATCTCTACGGCATTTCCTACGGCACGCGCTGGGCGCTCCAGACGATGCGGCGCCATCCCGGCCTTGTTCGCGCCGCGGTCCTGGACGGTCTCTATCCGCCGGAGATCAACGGCGAGCAGAACGAGCCGGAGATCGTGCGCGCGATGTTCGAGCAGCTCTATGCCGACTGCGCCGCCGACCCGCTCTGTCGCGCGCGCAGTCCCGACCTCGGCACGGTCGTTCCCGCTCTCATAGCCGGCGCCGACGACAGGCCGGTCGAGGTCGTGCTCGACATCGACGACAGGCCGCGCAAGGTCGCGCTCGACAGCACCAAGCTCCTGCTCGTGCTGCTGCACATGATGCGGGAGGGCGACGCGGCGATGGTACCCGAGACTGTCACGGCCCTCTCGCGCGGCAACCGCCGGCTGCTCACGCAGTTCGCCGAGACGCTGGAGGAGGACGAGGGCGCGCTCACCGAAGGCAATGCGCAGCAGTTCGGCGGCCTCTTCAACACCATCGAATGCCGCGAAAGCTGGGCTGCGGTCGATCGGCCGGCGCGCGACAAGGCGATCGGCGCGGGCGGCGTCTATGGTCTCAGTGCCCGGATGAGCAAGCTCGACGCCGTCTGCCCGGTATGGCGGGTGCCGCCGGCGCCGGCGTCGGAGCGCGAGCCGGTGCAATCCGCCATCCCCACGCTGCTGCTGAGCGGCGGCTATGACTGGCTGACGCCACCCGCCTGGGCGCGCGAGGCGGCGCAGCATCTGCCGCTGTCGCGGCACGTCGTCTTCCGCGCCCTGGGCCACGGCGTGTCGGCGCAGGATCGATGCGCGGCCCGCCTGCGCGATGCGTTCGTCGACGCGCCCGATCCGCGCCATCCCCCGCCTTGTCGCGCGGACGCTCCACCCGACTTCGCCGACGCCGCCGAACGAGCCAAAGCGCTGCCCTGAGGCAACCTGCAATCGATCGATTGCCCTCAGCGACGTGCCCTCAGCGACGTGATTGTTCGCAAATCCGGCCGCAACGCGTTCGGCTTCCAGCACGTTCTTTAGCTTCAATGCGATGGCATTCGTTTGCTAGACTGGAAGCTATTGGACACAAAAAAGTAGTGAATTAGGAAAGAAGCGAAGCCAGCCGTGCCGGTCATGTACGTCCCAGGGGTCGCGCTCGGAGCGCTGGCTGTCGCGGCGGTCCTCGCCGCAATCTCGGGGCGCGGTCTCCTGCTGGCGATCGTCTATCCCATCACCGCTCTGGCGGCGGTCGCGCTGGGCGTCGTGGATCTGGCGGTCCTGCTGGGCCATGAGGGGTTTTCCGCCCTGCTGCCCATCGGACTGCCGACGATCGGGCTTCACCTGCGGCTTGATCCGCTGTCGGGTTTCTTCGGCGTGGTGATCAATGGCGGCGTGCTGGCAGCGAGCCTCTACGGCATGGGACTGGACCGCGCCAGGGATCTCACGCCCCGCGTGGAGCCGTTGTTTCCGCTGTTCGCGGCGGCGATGAACCTCGTGCTGATCGCCGACGACGCCTATGCCTTCCTGTTCTCCTGGGAGCTGATGTCGCTCACCTCGTGGGCATTGGTGGTGGCGCATCACACGAGCGTGGAGAACCGGCGGGCCGGGCATCTCTACCTCGTGATGGCGGCGATCGGCACCACCGCGCTCCTGTTCGCCTTCGGCGGCCTGGCAGGCCCGGCGGGCAGCTACGGCTTCGACACCATCCGCGCTCATGCGCCGGCGCCGACGATCGCGGCGCTGGTGCTGGCCGCGGCGGTCGTGGGCTGCGGCTCGAAAGGCGGGCTCATTCCCCTGCATGCCTGGCTGCCGCTCGCCCATCCCGCCGCGCCCAGCCACGTGTCCGCGCTCATGAGCGGCGTCATGACCAAGGTCGCCGTCTACGGCTTCGTGCGCATCGCCTTCGACCTGCTCGGGCCGCCGGCATGGTGGTGGTCTCTGCCGCCGATCGTGCTGGGCGCGATCACGGCGGTGCTGGGCCTGCTCTATGCCGTCTTCGATCGCGATCTCAAGCGCGTGCTGGCCTACTCGACGGTCGAGAA is a genomic window containing:
- a CDS encoding MFS transporter; protein product: MSNRSYWTAVWCGFLVLTIGLGVRQSFGIFLKPVSAELHVGRELFSFATALSMLLMGAFAPFSGRLADRFGSAPTIAGGAAVYVLGMVVTSAMHDGVLLVLGNALVGIGLSAATFGPVLGVILRVAPPAKQALAVGICSAGGSFGQFFIVPLASVLQHHFGDWRPTMWALTALAVLMVLLSIGLNDSRQIAAAKKSTAGAQSSREALVEAFGQKSYLLLVVGYFVCGFHVAFVGGHLPAYISDKGVGLSLFGLRLSPAELGGWSIGMVGLFNIVGSILWSALGARFQRKNLLATLYLLRSIVFLAFVLAPLSAVSVLAFAGALGFLWLGTVPLTTSLVGYMFGPVHLTMLNGFVFFGHQIGSFVGGWGGGVLFDLTGNYNAMWWISIALGVASALLHWPIVEKPVARPAALAAQPA
- a CDS encoding alpha/beta fold hydrolase, which gives rise to MISRMIGAGLAALAVLSAAAAAGAAGSVPRLERERCGFKAPRGERLACYTLIVPENRDRPEGRQVRLKVAVLKARRALARDPVIYLAGGPGDAPLVATNAGGDPLAEGDWWSDTAAIRRKRDVVILSERGAGGSTPNLDCVAPRGSETARARRRAITEPQERDILVKCRAELDRRRIDLAMYATPTLADDVADLVKAMKFDKVNLYGISYGTRWALQTMRRHPGLVRAAVLDGLYPPEINGEQNEPEIVRAMFEQLYADCAADPLCRARSPDLGTVVPALIAGADDRPVEVVLDIDDRPRKVALDSTKLLLVLLHMMREGDAAMVPETVTALSRGNRRLLTQFAETLEEDEGALTEGNAQQFGGLFNTIECRESWAAVDRPARDKAIGAGGVYGLSARMSKLDAVCPVWRVPPAPASEREPVQSAIPTLLLSGGYDWLTPPAWAREAAQHLPLSRHVVFRALGHGVSAQDRCAARLRDAFVDAPDPRHPPPCRADAPPDFADAAERAKALP
- the hslV gene encoding ATP-dependent protease subunit HslV, which translates into the protein MSPQSDTNSPGWHATTILSVRKAGQVVMAGDGQVSMGQTIVKGNAKKVRRIGNGQIVAGFAGATADAFTLFERLEGKLERHPGQLLRACIELAKDWRTDRYLRRLEAMMAVADKDVSLLLSGTGDVLEPEGGVIAIGSGGNYALAAARALIDVDGLDAETIARKAMDIAADICVYTNHNLVIEKL
- the hslU gene encoding ATP-dependent protease ATPase subunit HslU, which encodes MGNDFSPREIVSELDKHIVGQQDAKRAVAIALRNRWRRLQLPEALREEVLPKNILMIGPTGCGKTEIARRLARLANAPFLKVEATKFTEVGYVGRDVEQIARDLMEAALDMTRERMRKEVRAKAELAAEDRVLDALCGANASEETRQRFRHKLRAGELDEREVEIEIADQGGPLQFEVPGQPGASVGMINISDMLGKAFGGRTKKRKMTVAESYETLMREESDKLLDQERVVREAREAVEQNGIVFIDEIDKITGRSEFRGGGDVSREGVQRDLLPLIEGTTVNTKHGPVKTDHVLFICSGAFHLAKPSDMLPELQGRLPIRVSLASLSQEDFRRILTEPEASLVKQYKALMATEKVDLDFKPDAIDELARLSAEINESVENIGARRLHTVMEKLLEEISFTASDKAGQKIEIDAPYVRERVSSLARNADLSKYVL
- a CDS encoding FAD-dependent oxidoreductase produces the protein METSAPVIVVGAGIVGTATARTLQRAGHSVTLIDSAEPGRATSYGNAGFIAIDHVLPLARPSTLKRVPRMLMDRDGPLTVHPPSLPQLVPWMARFARAAYSAAEVKKGIDSFGPLMAEANIAWKAEIQASGLGDLFVGKGALYVYESQIAFENGAEERALQATKGTNFEIVDGNRARELAPGLSPRIVRGVYYPHGMHTINPYRLVVALAERFAAEGGTIVRGKVRGFRRDGNRVTAVQLTDSELAATAVVIAAGRASGELTRLLGFNAPLIAERGYHVMLAPDNVRFDLPVSPAERGFFITPMEEGLRVAGTVELAAPHQPPSWHRADLLVKHLKDIFPGVGGEERSRWIGERPSLPDFRPAIGRAPRLANVYCGYGHQHVGLTLATATGRLIARQMEGEELPEALTACDPGRFG